From Streptomyces cyaneogriseus subsp. noncyanogenus, the proteins below share one genomic window:
- a CDS encoding roadblock/LC7 domain-containing protein produces the protein MTAPKATGHTATAKGELNWLLDDLVDRVASIRKAVVLSGDGLPTGVSKDLTREDSEHLAAVASGFHSLAKGVGRHFEAGRVRQTVVELDDAFLFVTAAGDGSCLAVLSDADSDVGQVAYEMTLLVKRVGVHLGTAPRTDLPAGG, from the coding sequence ATGACCGCACCGAAGGCGACCGGCCACACCGCGACCGCCAAGGGGGAGCTGAACTGGCTCCTCGACGACCTGGTGGACCGTGTCGCGAGCATCCGCAAGGCCGTCGTCCTGTCCGGGGACGGCCTGCCGACGGGGGTGTCCAAGGATCTGACCAGGGAGGACAGCGAGCATCTCGCTGCCGTGGCCTCCGGTTTCCACAGCCTCGCCAAGGGTGTGGGGCGCCATTTCGAGGCGGGCCGGGTCCGGCAGACGGTCGTCGAACTCGACGACGCCTTCCTGTTCGTCACGGCGGCCGGGGACGGCAGTTGCCTCGCCGTCCTGTCCGACGCCGACTCCGACGTGGGCCAGGTCGCCTACGAGATGACCCTTCTGGTCAAGCGGGTCGGCGTGCACCTGGGCACCGCTCCGCGCACCGATCTGCCCGCGGGCGGGTAG
- a CDS encoding M15 family metallopeptidase, producing MTRPPSALRGPLIALAALLALITAPATATATPTASGRAAPEPAAPADFVRLSSVDPTILQEMRYFTRHNFVGERIDGYRQPVCLLTRPAAQALHRAQLRLRPQGYTLKVYDCYRPQRAVDHFVRWAEDLDDQTMRDEFYPDVDKTRLFADGYIAEKSGHSRGSTVDVTLVRLPAKPARPYRPGQPLVPCHAPYDQRFPDNSVDMGTGFDCFDTLSHTLDPRVRGEQRANRLLLKTTLEDTGFVNLAEEWWHYTYKPEPYPDTYFDFPVSARSVPARPAARSAATAR from the coding sequence ATGACACGACCGCCGTCCGCGCTCCGCGGCCCGCTCATCGCCCTCGCGGCCCTGCTCGCCCTGATCACCGCCCCCGCCACGGCCACCGCCACCCCCACCGCCTCCGGCCGGGCCGCCCCGGAGCCCGCCGCGCCGGCGGACTTCGTCCGCCTGAGCAGCGTCGACCCCACGATCCTCCAGGAGATGCGCTACTTCACCCGGCACAACTTCGTCGGCGAACGCATCGACGGCTACCGGCAGCCCGTCTGCCTCCTCACCCGCCCCGCCGCCCAAGCCCTCCACCGGGCGCAGCTCCGGCTCCGCCCCCAGGGCTACACCCTGAAGGTCTACGACTGCTACCGGCCGCAGCGCGCCGTCGACCACTTCGTCCGCTGGGCCGAGGATCTCGACGACCAGACGATGAGGGACGAGTTCTACCCGGACGTCGACAAGACCCGCCTCTTCGCGGACGGCTACATCGCGGAGAAGTCCGGACACAGCCGTGGCTCGACGGTGGATGTGACCCTCGTCCGGCTCCCGGCGAAGCCGGCCCGGCCCTACCGCCCAGGACAGCCCCTCGTGCCCTGCCACGCCCCGTACGACCAGCGCTTCCCCGACAACTCCGTCGACATGGGCACCGGCTTCGACTGCTTCGACACCCTCTCGCACACCCTCGACCCGCGCGTGAGGGGCGAACAGCGCGCCAACCGGCTGCTGCTCAAGACCACCCTGGAGGACACCGGCTTCGTCAACCTGGCCGAGGAGTGGTGGCACTACACCTACAAGCCCGAGCCGTACCCGGACACCTACTTCGACTTCCCCGTCTCCGCCCGGTCCGTCCCCGCCCGACCCGCCGCCCGGTCCGCCGCCACCGCCCGCTGA
- a CDS encoding NUDIX domain-containing protein: MSETPRPRPDSAPGSHCSSCGSPYGRGTTGWPRTCPACGTTAYRNPLPVAVALQPVYDRRGAALVVITRTVAPARGGVALPGGYVDDREDWRRAVVRELAEETGIDAASRDVRLADAMSSPDGHLLLFGLLPQRPAGSLPPFAATDETDGRHLLRAPEELAFPLHTLAVRAWFEGRYA; encoded by the coding sequence GTGTCCGAAACCCCCCGCCCCCGCCCCGACTCCGCACCCGGAAGCCACTGTTCGAGCTGCGGATCGCCCTACGGACGGGGCACCACCGGCTGGCCCCGCACCTGCCCGGCCTGCGGCACCACCGCCTACCGCAACCCCCTGCCGGTCGCGGTCGCCCTCCAGCCGGTGTACGACCGCCGGGGCGCCGCCCTGGTCGTCATCACCCGGACCGTGGCCCCCGCGCGCGGGGGCGTCGCCCTGCCCGGCGGCTACGTCGACGACCGTGAGGACTGGCGGCGGGCGGTCGTCCGCGAACTGGCGGAGGAGACGGGCATCGACGCCGCGAGCCGCGACGTGCGGCTCGCCGACGCGATGAGCTCCCCCGACGGCCACCTGCTGCTCTTCGGTCTCCTCCCGCAGCGCCCGGCCGGCAGCCTCCCGCCCTTCGCCGCCACCGACGAGACGGACGGCCGGCACCTGCTGCGCGCGCCGGAGGAACTCGCCTTCCCCCTGCACACCCTGGCCGTACGGGCCTGGTTCGAGGGCCGCTACGCCTGA
- a CDS encoding GTP-binding protein, which yields MIFGRSQRGKPPVEPVTLKILVAGGFGVGKTTLVGAVSEIRPLRTEELLTEAGRPLDDLRGVEGKHTTTVAMDFGRITLREDLVLYLFGTPGQERFWFMWDELAEGALGAVVLADTRRLEGCFAAIDYFERRSLPFLVGVNCFDGAPRYPAGEVRQALDLDPGVPLLMCDARDRESVKEVLVGVVQHAMATAEARRRAVTT from the coding sequence ATGATCTTCGGGCGTTCCCAGCGCGGCAAGCCCCCGGTCGAGCCCGTCACGCTGAAGATCCTGGTGGCCGGCGGCTTCGGTGTGGGCAAGACCACCCTCGTCGGCGCGGTCAGCGAGATCCGGCCACTGCGCACCGAGGAACTGCTGACCGAGGCCGGACGGCCCCTGGACGACCTCCGCGGAGTGGAGGGCAAGCACACCACCACCGTCGCCATGGACTTCGGCCGCATCACCCTGCGCGAGGACCTGGTGCTCTACCTCTTCGGCACACCCGGCCAGGAGCGGTTCTGGTTCATGTGGGACGAGCTCGCCGAGGGCGCGCTGGGCGCCGTCGTCCTCGCCGACACCCGCCGCCTGGAGGGCTGCTTCGCCGCCATCGACTACTTCGAACGCCGCTCCCTGCCCTTCCTGGTCGGCGTCAACTGCTTCGACGGAGCGCCCCGTTACCCCGCCGGGGAAGTCCGCCAGGCCCTCGACCTCGACCCCGGTGTGCCGCTGCTGATGTGCGACGCGCGGGACCGGGAGTCGGTCAAGGAGGTCCTCGTCGGTGTCGTCCAGCACGCCATGGCGACCGCCGAGGCCCGCCGCCGGGCCGTCACCACCTGA
- a CDS encoding EAL domain-containing protein: MHSWTDTLRFAFQPVVNLTTGAVAALEILARPETGDVLAEARRDPGVDVRLAGAAVRAAARRETLLPLHVNVFAGTLADLGGLAALYDAVRETGRMPWEVTVDVCPPYAHVPPRALLEAVSRLRGQGFRLCADGVGDGDLPLRLLTDMAPELVKLDASLLARPAAVRAMRTLCDGLGALLAVEGVETETQCAAARAAGAQLAQGELLAPPARLPVTDVYVPVRSPNALPASRPGPSVREFVRPAALLPATASAGQVRALLTGAPEVSGVLLVDRAGVPVRSVHRSRFLLSMSGRYGHALYADRPAARLGDPPRTVGIDATAWEVLDVVADGGRARTSDDVAVVDGSGRCVGVVRLADLVRALAESRVEEAAGLNPLTRLPGSDAITGEVDRRIAEGRAFALSWLDVDHFKQVNDGAGFAAGDELIRGVGRALQRAAGGPSGGRPAVDGAMCVGHIGGDDFLVLGDPDGLAPLAASVLDAPWSAGGRPVTLSLATVVCEPGSVVDHREAAACLAPLKRAAKALRGASWVVGRAGIPGHEVRRGSEPVARPGHGAAPVGHGPAETAGCVVVETGQD; the protein is encoded by the coding sequence GTGCACTCCTGGACGGACACTCTCCGCTTCGCCTTCCAACCGGTGGTCAACCTGACGACCGGCGCAGTCGCGGCACTGGAGATACTCGCCCGCCCGGAGACCGGGGACGTCCTGGCGGAGGCCCGCCGCGATCCGGGGGTCGACGTCCGGCTCGCGGGGGCGGCCGTCCGGGCGGCGGCGCGCCGGGAGACCCTGCTGCCCCTGCACGTCAACGTGTTCGCCGGGACCCTCGCCGACCTCGGCGGGCTGGCCGCGCTGTACGACGCCGTCCGGGAGACCGGGCGTATGCCGTGGGAGGTGACGGTCGACGTCTGCCCGCCGTACGCGCATGTGCCGCCGAGGGCCCTGCTGGAGGCGGTGTCGAGGCTGCGCGGCCAGGGTTTCCGCCTCTGCGCGGACGGGGTCGGGGACGGGGACCTGCCGCTGCGGCTGCTCACCGACATGGCGCCGGAGCTGGTGAAGCTCGACGCCTCGCTGCTCGCCCGGCCGGCGGCGGTGCGGGCGATGCGCACCCTGTGCGACGGGTTGGGAGCGCTGCTGGCCGTGGAGGGCGTGGAGACCGAGACGCAGTGCGCGGCCGCGCGGGCGGCCGGGGCGCAACTGGCCCAGGGCGAGCTGCTGGCGCCGCCCGCGCGGCTGCCCGTGACGGACGTGTACGTGCCGGTCCGCAGCCCTAACGCCTTACCGGCCTCCCGGCCCGGGCCCTCGGTGCGGGAGTTCGTGCGGCCGGCCGCGCTGCTTCCCGCGACCGCGTCCGCGGGGCAGGTGCGGGCGCTGCTGACCGGGGCGCCGGAGGTGTCCGGGGTGCTGCTGGTGGACCGGGCCGGGGTTCCGGTGCGGTCGGTGCACCGGTCCCGGTTCCTGCTGTCGATGTCGGGCCGTTACGGGCACGCGCTCTACGCCGACCGGCCGGCGGCCAGGCTCGGTGATCCGCCCCGGACCGTGGGCATCGACGCGACCGCGTGGGAGGTGCTGGACGTGGTGGCGGACGGCGGGCGGGCCCGTACGTCGGACGATGTGGCCGTCGTCGACGGATCAGGGCGGTGCGTGGGTGTCGTACGCCTCGCCGACCTCGTACGGGCACTGGCCGAGAGCCGGGTGGAGGAGGCGGCCGGGCTCAATCCGCTGACGCGGCTGCCCGGCTCGGACGCGATCACCGGCGAGGTGGACCGGCGGATCGCGGAGGGGCGGGCGTTCGCGCTGAGCTGGCTGGACGTGGATCACTTCAAACAGGTCAACGACGGCGCCGGGTTCGCGGCGGGCGACGAGCTGATCCGCGGCGTCGGGCGGGCGCTGCAACGGGCGGCGGGCGGGCCCTCCGGCGGCCGCCCGGCGGTGGACGGGGCGATGTGTGTGGGGCACATCGGCGGGGACGACTTCCTGGTGCTCGGCGACCCCGACGGGCTGGCCCCGCTGGCCGCTTCGGTACTCGACGCGCCGTGGTCGGCCGGGGGGAGGCCGGTGACGCTGTCGCTGGCGACGGTTGTGTGCGAGCCGGGCAGCGTGGTGGACCACCGGGAGGCGGCCGCGTGTCTGGCGCCGCTGAAGAGGGCCGCGAAGGCGCTGCGCGGGGCCAGTTGGGTGGTGGGCCGGGCGGGGATACCGGGGCATGAGGTCCGGCGCGGCTCGGAACCGGTGGCGCGGCCGGGGCACGGGGCGGCGCCGGTGGGGCACGGGCCGGCGGAGACGGCCGGGTGCGTGGTGGTGGAGACCGGCCAGGACTGA
- the glpK gene encoding glycerol kinase GlpK: MPDTDARYVAAIDQGTTSSRCIVFDRDGAVVSVDQREHRQIFPKPGWVEHDATEIWSKVQAVVAGALARAGLRAGQLSAVGITNQRETTVLWDRVTGKPVHNAIVWQDTRTAPLCGRLGGADGQDRFRERTGLPLAAYFSGPKAAWLLDNVPGLRARADRGEIAFGTIDSWLIWNLTGGPDGGRHVTDVTNASRTMLMNLHTLQWDASVLSAMDVPESVLPEIRSSAEVYGTAVGQLAGVPVAAALGDQQAAVFGQTCYDVGAAKNTYGTGSFLLLNTGDRPVPSENGLLTTVGYKIGDQAPVYCLEGSIALTGALVQWFRDQLGIIRTADEIEPLAASVADNGGAYIVPAFSGLFAPYWRADARGVITGLTRYVTKAHLARAVLEATSWQTREVVDAMYQDSGVRITSLKVDGGMTRNSLLMQHQADVLGVPVTRPAVAETTCLGAAYAAGLATGVWDGLDELRSHWRKDAEWTPAMEPSVRDREYRNWRKAVEKSFGWAEDGDA, translated from the coding sequence ATGCCGGACACCGACGCGCGGTACGTCGCCGCCATCGACCAGGGCACCACCTCCAGCCGCTGCATCGTCTTCGACCGGGACGGCGCCGTCGTCTCCGTCGACCAGCGCGAGCACCGCCAGATCTTCCCCAAGCCCGGCTGGGTGGAGCACGACGCCACCGAGATCTGGTCCAAGGTGCAGGCCGTGGTCGCCGGGGCCCTCGCCAGGGCGGGGCTGCGCGCCGGGCAGCTCAGCGCGGTGGGCATCACCAACCAGCGGGAGACGACGGTCCTGTGGGACCGCGTCACGGGCAAGCCGGTGCACAACGCCATCGTGTGGCAGGACACCCGGACGGCGCCCCTGTGCGGACGGCTGGGCGGCGCGGACGGGCAGGACCGGTTCCGCGAACGGACCGGGCTGCCGCTGGCCGCCTACTTCTCCGGCCCCAAGGCCGCCTGGCTGCTCGACAACGTGCCGGGCCTCAGGGCGCGCGCCGACCGCGGGGAGATCGCCTTCGGCACCATCGACTCCTGGCTGATCTGGAACCTCACCGGGGGCCCGGACGGCGGGCGGCACGTCACCGACGTCACCAACGCCTCCCGCACCATGCTGATGAACCTCCACACGCTCCAGTGGGACGCGTCCGTCCTGTCCGCCATGGACGTGCCCGAGTCGGTCCTGCCCGAGATCAGGTCCTCCGCCGAGGTGTACGGCACGGCCGTCGGGCAGCTCGCCGGCGTGCCCGTCGCCGCCGCGCTGGGCGACCAGCAGGCCGCCGTGTTCGGCCAGACCTGCTACGACGTGGGCGCGGCGAAGAACACGTACGGCACGGGCAGCTTCCTGCTGCTCAACACGGGCGACCGGCCGGTCCCGTCGGAGAACGGGCTGCTGACGACGGTGGGCTACAAGATCGGTGACCAGGCGCCCGTCTACTGCCTGGAGGGGTCGATCGCCCTCACCGGCGCGCTCGTGCAGTGGTTCCGCGACCAGCTCGGCATCATCCGTACCGCCGACGAGATCGAGCCGCTGGCGGCGAGCGTGGCGGACAACGGCGGGGCGTACATCGTCCCCGCGTTCTCGGGCCTGTTCGCGCCGTACTGGCGTGCGGACGCGCGCGGTGTCATCACCGGGCTCACCCGGTACGTGACGAAGGCGCACCTCGCGCGGGCGGTGCTGGAGGCCACGAGCTGGCAGACGCGTGAGGTGGTGGACGCCATGTACCAGGACTCGGGGGTGCGGATCACCTCGTTGAAGGTCGACGGCGGGATGACGAGGAACAGCCTGCTCATGCAGCACCAGGCGGACGTGCTCGGCGTGCCCGTCACCCGTCCCGCGGTTGCCGAGACGACATGCCTGGGCGCGGCCTACGCGGCCGGGCTGGCCACGGGCGTGTGGGACGGACTCGACGAGCTCCGGTCGCACTGGCGCAAGGACGCCGAATGGACTCCGGCGATGGAGCCGTCCGTGCGGGACCGCGAGTACCGCAACTGGCGCAAAGCGGTGGAGAAGAGCTTCGGATGGGCCGAGGACGGGGACGCGTAG
- a CDS encoding DUF742 domain-containing protein translates to MSADGQGRKHWFDDEAGPVVRPYAMTRGRTTSAVQHRLDLIAVVVAEPEAGDPEADVTLAPEHVDIVGLCRDAPQSVAELAAELDLPVGVVRVLIGDLVDAEYVRVSRPVPPAELPDESILRDVINGLRAL, encoded by the coding sequence ATGAGCGCAGACGGTCAGGGAAGAAAGCACTGGTTCGACGACGAGGCCGGACCGGTCGTCCGCCCGTACGCCATGACCCGGGGCCGCACCACCAGCGCGGTCCAGCACCGTCTGGACCTCATCGCGGTGGTCGTCGCCGAACCAGAAGCCGGCGATCCGGAGGCGGACGTGACACTGGCCCCGGAACACGTGGACATCGTCGGACTGTGCCGTGACGCACCCCAGTCGGTCGCCGAACTCGCCGCCGAACTCGACCTGCCCGTCGGCGTCGTGCGGGTCCTCATAGGGGACCTCGTGGACGCGGAGTACGTCCGGGTCTCCCGGCCGGTCCCCCCGGCCGAGCTGCCGGACGAGAGCATCCTCCGTGATGTGATCAACGGCCTCCGGGCACTGTGA
- a CDS encoding MIP/aquaporin family protein yields MSNGDIFVGETIGTAILILFGAGVCAAVTLRYSKARAAGWVVIAFGWGFGVLAGAYTAAPLSGGHLNPAVTLGIAVDTGQWGKVWVYLLGQLVGAMAGAGLCYLTYFAQFQANVRTTGTTEGTAEEPVPTLGIFSTIPEIRNPVANLVTEIIATVGLVLPILAFGLTEGLGESGTQVLIVSLLVVGIGLSLGGPTGYAINPARDLGPRIVHTFLPIPHKGSSDWGYAWVPVVGPLIGGALAGLVYNAAF; encoded by the coding sequence ATGAGCAACGGAGACATTTTCGTCGGCGAGACCATCGGTACGGCGATCCTCATCCTCTTCGGCGCGGGCGTCTGCGCCGCCGTCACGCTCCGCTACTCCAAGGCGCGGGCCGCGGGCTGGGTGGTGATCGCGTTCGGCTGGGGGTTCGGCGTCCTGGCGGGCGCGTACACCGCCGCTCCGCTGTCCGGTGGGCATCTCAATCCCGCCGTGACCCTCGGCATCGCCGTGGACACCGGTCAGTGGGGCAAGGTCTGGGTCTATCTGCTGGGGCAGCTCGTCGGCGCGATGGCGGGGGCCGGCCTGTGCTATCTGACGTACTTCGCCCAGTTCCAGGCCAATGTGCGCACGACGGGGACGACGGAGGGCACCGCGGAGGAGCCCGTTCCGACGCTCGGCATCTTCTCCACGATCCCGGAGATCCGGAACCCGGTGGCCAACCTGGTCACGGAGATCATCGCCACCGTCGGGCTGGTGCTGCCCATCCTCGCGTTCGGGCTGACCGAAGGGCTCGGCGAGTCCGGGACACAGGTGCTGATCGTGTCGCTGCTCGTGGTCGGCATCGGCCTCTCCCTCGGCGGGCCGACCGGCTACGCGATCAACCCGGCGCGCGACCTCGGTCCCCGCATCGTCCACACGTTCCTGCCCATCCCCCACAAGGGGAGCTCCGACTGGGGCTACGCCTGGGTCCCGGTCGTCGGCCCGCTGATCGGTGGGGCGCTCGCGGGCCTCGTCTACAACGCGGCCTTCTGA